A segment of the Collimonas fungivorans genome:
TATTGGCTTCCGCCACGATCTCATGGCCCGCCGCTTCCAGCAGGCCCCTCACGGCCATGCAAATCACTGGATGGTCGTCAACAATCATAATTCTACTCACACATTACTCCATCAAGAAAACAAGAACACAAAACATACCCCTCTCGCCGCTATCTTGCTCTCGGATTAAGACAAATCCTACATGCAATTCGGCAACTTGTGGGGACCATGACATAGCGACAATATTTCAGGAAAAATCCGACGCACTGAATCGCGCCTCCCTACATCGTTTCTGCCGCAACAGCCGGACAATCGATTTATCGAAATCCACCTGTCAATACCCATAACCATCGTGATGAACCAACAACAATCTATCCTCGTCCTGGACGACAATCCGGCCCAGCGCATGGCGATGCTGCTGCAGCTCGGCATGCTGGGCTACCACAACACCTGCGAAGCCGCCAACGGCGCCGCCGCACTGGCCCAGATCGACCGCCTCGAACAGCTCGACGTCGTCATCTGCGACATCCGCATGTCGCAGATGGACGGCATCGAATTCCTGCGGCGCCTGGCGGCGCACCGCCTGCGGCCGGCGATCCTGATCTGCAGCGCAGTCGAAGAAAGCCTGCGCCGCTCGGTGCTGTTCCTGGCCGCGCAATCGGGCTTGCCGGTGCTGGGCGATATCGGCAAGCCGATACCTACGCCCCTGCTGGGCAAACTGCTGCAGCGCCAGCCGGCCGCAGCCGCTCCCGCCGCCCTGGAACCGCCGGAGTTGCACGACGCCCTCGGCGGCCATGTATTCCTGGGCGACTTCAGCGCCTATTACCAGCCGCAGTACGCCCTGCACACGCTGGACATGACCGGCTTCGAGATCCAGTGCCGCTGGCAGCATCCGCTGCACGGCCTGCTGTCGCCCGCGCTGTTCATGCCGCAGCTCAGCGCCGACCAGCGCTACACCGTCAACCGGCATATCACCGAACAGGGCTTGCGCTTCATCTCCACCCTGCAGCGGCGCGACCTGACGCTGAACGTCTCGGTGCCGCTGGCAGATGTGCAGCTGCAGTCGGCCGGCCTGCCCGACATGGTGCAGGACTACCTGGAACGCTACCGCCTGTCGCCGGCTTCCTTGTCGCTGGAAGTCAACGCCGCCGATTTCGCCGAGGCGCCGCTGGTGACCATGGAAAACCTGGTGCGCCTGCGCCTTACCGGCTGCCACTTGACGCTGCAGGCCGATCCAGCCAATCTGCCGTCCCTGCAACGCCTGCATGAGCTGCCTTTCGATCAACTCAAGCTGGATGCGCGGCATACCCGGCCAAGCCGCGATCACGAAGACTGCCGCGCTGCCATGACCGCGGCGATTGCCAGCGCAGCGTCGCTGGGGATCCAGGTGATCATCGACGGCGTCCATAACTGGCAGGAAAACCAGGTGCTGCTGCACCTGGGATGCCAGCTGGGCAGCGGCGACTGGTATGCCGAAGCCATGGACGAGCAGGCGTTTTCGCAATGGATACAGCCTGCCCTGCGCCAGCGCCTGGGCTGAACTGCCGCAGCTGCTTCAGTTACTGCTTCAGTTTGCCGGGCCATGCACGCCCGACAGCTGAGATTCCAGCTGGCGGATATTGCGCTGCAGCTGGTCCAGCTGGATCTGGTACGCCCGGCGTTCGATTTCCGAAGCCCTGGCCTGGCTCTGCGCCGCTTGCCGCCCTTGCTGGATGCGCGCCTGCTCGCTCTGCATGATTTGCATGTCCGTATTCAAGGCCGCCAGGCGCGCTTCGCTTTCCTGCTTCGAGCGCTCCAGCGCCTGGCTTTGCGCGTTCAGGACCTGCAGCCGGATTTCTTCGCCGGCCCAGTCGGCGCTGCGCTGCGACAATTGCACGTAGCTGCGTTCGGCCAGCGCCAGGTTGTCGAAGCGCAGCACCCGCCACAAACTTTTCTGGTTCAGCAGCGCCACGTAAAACACCGGGGCGTTGTCGGCCATCAGCAGCGTCGTGCCGTATTCGCCGCTGTAGCTGGTGCGCAGCTCGCGCACCGACTTGTTATTCAATCTCTGCTTGAGTTCAGCCAGCGAACCGGGGCTGGCGGCAGGCACGCCGTTGGCGGCCGCCATGGCCGGCATCGCGCCTGCCGCCAGGGCGGCGCCGCTTAACGGCGCCAGCCCGAGCAGGGCAAGGCAGATGATCTTGTTCATGGAAAACTTCATCGATGGCCTGGATCGCATTCTTATCTCCGGAAATCAGTTGATACAACTATTCGTTTTTGCATAAATCATGCGCCGCGCACCGCGTGGGCAAGAAAACCTTGCCCACCCTACGATTTCGTTCATTGCCCGTAGGGTGGGCACCTGTGCCCACGCGGACGTTACGCCGCGCGCTGGACCGTCGCCCATCATTTAGGCTGCGGTCCACGCAGCCAGCTGGCCAGCTGGCCGGCGCCGGTATATTCCTGCAAGATCGACTGGTAGCCGTCGAAACGGCTGGCGATCTCGCTGACCCGGTTGTTGTAGTGGTCGCTCTCGGCCGACAGCACGTCGAGCAAAGTGCGTTTGCCAAGGTGGTACCACTGCTCGAAGAAGGCCTTGCGCACGCCGTCGGTTTCGCCGGTCAGGTTGTGATACAGGTCGGCGCGTTGCAGCGACGTCCTGGCATTCTGGTCGGCGTTGCGCACCTTGTATTCCAGGTCCAGCAGCTGCTGGCCTTTCTTTTCGCGGCTGGCGGCGGCGCGCTGCGAAGCTGCTGCCTGCTGCGCGCGTCCCGAACCGCCGCGGAAGGCGGCCCAGTTGATCGACAGCATGGTCTGCACCGGCTGCTCGCGTCCCAGCGTATCGCGCGCTGTGCTCTTGTTGACCACCCAGTTCAGGGCCGGCTTGGACGAAGCCTTGATAGCGTCAACATTGAGGTCGGCGGCATCGGCTTCGGCTTCGGCCTGCTTGATCGACGGATGGTCGTTGATGGTCGCCAGCATGGCAGGCAAATTAGCCGGCTGCAGCGGCCACACGCGGCCCGGCAGCGCCGGGATAGGCGCATCGCCGATCAGCTTGCGGATGTTCAGTTCGAATTCCTGCACCTTGGCCGCCACGCTGTCGCGGTTCGATTCCGCCTGCAGCAGGCGCGCCTTGGCCTGGGTCAGTTCGCTGCCGCGGCCGCGGTCGACCTCGACGATTTCCTTGAGCATGCTGACCAGCATGCCCATGCGCTCCACGTATTGCTGGCTGATGTCGACGGTCAGGCGGTTTTTCGCCAGTTCGGTCAGGTTGCTGGCCACCGTGAACGCCGAATTCTCAAGCTCCGCCTCGTAGCGCTGGCGCGTAGCCACGGCCAGCTGTTCGCGGCTGGCGATGGTTTTCTTGTTCTGGCCCCAGTCGAATACCGTGGTAGTCAGGCTCAGGTTGACGCCAGCGCTGCTGTTGTCGTTGTTGGCGCTGCCGCCGCCAAGCGCGACTGCCTTGGAATTGGTGCCGACATTCAATTGCGGCCAGCGCTGTCCCTTGGTCTCGTCGACGTCGGCCAGCGCGGCTTCGTATTCTGCATAAGCCTGGCGCACCAGCGGGCTGTTCTGCGCCGCCTGTTCGACTGCGCGGTACATCACCTGGCGCAAGCCGGCTTCGTTCATGGTCGGCACCAGTTTTTCATTGTCGGTATCGCCAGCAGCCGTCAGCCATTGCGAAAAGCGCGAGCTGGCTGCATCGGCGACCTTGGTCTGCGTCGCATTCAAGGGTTTGACCGGCATAGGTTTGCCTGTCACGGCAGCCGGGCTTGCGCTTGCAGTATGCATCGTGAGATCTTCGTCGTTGCCTGACGCCAGGCGCGACGGCATCGTCAGGTTGAGCGGCGCACGGCCAGCCGGCTTCGACGGCGCAGGCGCCATTTGGGCTGCTTTCGTTGCCAGAGCCAGCGTCGCGGCTTCAGCCTGCTCGTCCAATGCAGCTTGCTTCGCCATTTCAGCTTGCTTTACTGTTTCAGCGTGCTTTGCCTGCTTCGCCAATTCGGCTTGCTTTGCCATTTCGGCTTGCTTTGCCATTTCGGCTTGCTTTGCCAATTCGGCTTGCTTCGCCAATTCGGCTTGCTTCGCCAATTCGGCTTGCTTCGCCATTTCAGCTTGCTTTGCCATTTCAGCTTGCTTTGCCATTTCAGCTTGCTTTGCCATTTCAGCTTGCTTTGCCAATTCAGCTTGCTTTGCCAATTCAGCTTGCTTTGCCAATTCAGCTTGCTTTGCCAATTCAGCTTGCTTTGCCAATTCAGCTTGCTTTGCCAATTCAGCTTGCTTTGCCAATTCAGCTTGCTTTGCCAATTCAGCTTGCTTTGCCAATTCAGCTTGCTTTGCCAATTCAGCTTGCTTTGCCAATTCAGCTTGCTTCGCCAATTCGGCTTGCTTCGCCAATTCGGCTTGCTTCGCCAATTCGGCTTGCTTCGCCAATTCGGCTTGCTTCGCCAATTCGGCTTGCTTCGCCAATTCGGCTTGCTTCGCCATTTCGGCTTGCTTTGCCATTTCGGCTTGCTTCGCTGCTTGAGCATCCCTCGCCGCCTGGGCTTTCTGGGCTGCTTGGGCTGCCTTGATAGATGCTGCCGACGGCGGGGCGGCCGGGATCAGCGTCACGAAAGACGGCGCTGGCGGCGTTTCGGGCACCGGTGGAGAAATCGACGGTGTTGCTACTACCGGTGTAGCGACCTGCCGTGCCGGCGCCGGAGCGGCCGCCACGGTCGGGGCTGGCGGTGTAACCGGTGCGGGCAGCGGCACTGGCTTGTTTTTACCCAATGCGGCACGAGCGGAACTCTTTTCCGGCGGCGCGCTGGCGGGAATCAGGGTCACCAGCGTCGGCGCCATGACTGCCGGCGCGGCGGCTGGCCGTACCGGCAACGGCAGGGCAGAAACATTTTCAGCCATGCGCATCGGTTCCAGCGGCGCAGGTTTTTTCTGCGCCGTCACCGCGACGGTGCGGGCTGGCGCTGGAGCGGCAACATGGACCTGCGGCGCAGGCGCAGCAACAACCGGCTGGCTGGCGCGCAGGACGGGCGCCGGAGCGGCCGCTGCAACGGGCTGGGGCGCGGCGACGACAGGCGTCGCCACCTGCACTTCGCTGGCCCACTCCAGCAGCGGACGCTGTATCGTCAGCTGCTGTGCATGCAAAGGCTCCAGGCCGGCGACCGCACTCAGGCAGCCGCCAATCGCCAGGCAAATTGGACGGAGTTTCATGATCTCACCTCTCCCGGAAGGCTTCACGCGCCTTGAACACCGGTTTCAGCAGGTAATCCAGGATGGTTTTCTCACCAGTGCGGATTTCCATCGTGGCCGTCATGCCGGGAATGATCGGCAAGCGCTTGCCGCCTGCCTCCAGGTAGCTGCTGTCGGTCAGCACCTGCACCCGGTAATAAGTGGCATCGCGGCCGGCCGCGGCCTTGGCGTCGTCCGTCAGCGTATCGGGGCTGATCAGTTCCACGGTGCCCTTGAGGCCGCCGTACACGCCGTATTCATAGGCCGAGACTTTCACGGTGGCGGGCAGGCCCGGCCGCAGGAAGGCGACGTCGGCCGGCTTGATCTTGCCTTCGACCAGCAACTGGTCTTCCAGCGGCACGATTTCCATGATGTGTTCGCCCGGCTGGATCACGCCGCCTATGGTGTTGACCTTGATGTTCTTGATGGTGCCGCGCACCGGCGCCAGCACCGTGGTGCGCTCGACGATATCGGCGCGCCCGACCAGGTTCTCTGTGGTCTGCGACAGTTCCTGTTCCAGCTTGCTCAGCTCGGAATTGGCGTCGGCCTGGTACTTGTTGCGCCGTTCCACCATCTGCGATTTCAGTTCGTTGGCCTGGCGCCGCATGCGCAGGATTTCCACTTCAGACACCAGGCCCTTGGCTGCCAACGGCTCGGCCAGGCCGATTTCCCTGGCGCTCAGGTTGTAGCTGTTCTGCAGCGACGACAAACTGTCGTCCAAGGCGTGGCGACGGGCGTTATAGGCTAGCGTTTCCTGCTGCACCACGGCCGGATCTTTCTTGACGATGTCGGGGAACACCAGCGGTTGCTGGTAAGCTTCGGCGCGCAGGCGGGCGATCGAGCCTTCCAGGCCGATCTGCTTGGAGAGCGCTTCGCGATAGCTGGCCTGGGCCCGGGTCGGATCGATCTTGAGCAGGATCTGCCCCTTCTCGACGATGCCGCCTTCGCGCACATCCATTGCTGCCAGGATCCCGCCTTCCAGGCTCTGGATCACCTGCTCGCGACTCTTGGAAATGATCTTGGCTTCGCCTTGGGTGATCTCCTCGACCTTGGCGAATTTCGCCCAGGTCAGGCCGACCACCATGACTACCGCGATCAGGTACAGGATAGCTTTCGAACCCGGCGTAGTCTGGGTCAGCAGCGATTCCCGCAGATCGTTCATGAACGCCGCGTCGCCCGGCTGCAGCTGGGCAGCATCGGGCTTGCTTCGTCGAATCCATTGCATCCATTTCATAACTACACCTTTTGTCCAAATATTCCGTTAATTGATTGCGCGGCAGCTGCCGCTTTTTCTTGTTCGTCCAATGCCCTCGTAGAGTGGGCACAAGGTGCCCACGCGGGAATTTTCTACATGTACATACCTGTTCCGGTCATGCGTGGGCACGGGTGCCCACCCTACGCGGCCAGCGGTGTCTTTTCTTCGGCGCCCTTGGCTGCGGCGCTGTTGCCGCTGAGAGCCGCCATGATTTTCTGTTTCGGGCCGTCGGCGACTACCTTGCCGTCATCGACCACCACGATGCGTTCGATCATCGACAGCAGCGATGGACGGTGGGTCACGATCACCACGGTATGGCCCTCGGTAGCGCGCGCCAGATGCTGCATGAAGATCGCTTCGGTCTGGGTGTCCATGGCGCTGGTCGGTTCGTCCAGCAGGATCAGCTGCGGATTGACCAGCAGGCAGCGCGCCAGCGCCACCAGCTGCCGCTGGCCGCCCGACAGGCCTTCGCCCATTTCGCCGATCGGCAGGTTGATGCCCATCGGGTGCTTGCTGGCGACGGCATCGAGGCCGGTCAGGCGCAGCACGTTCAGGAATTCTTCGGCCGGCGCGTCAGGACGGCCGATCATGATGTTTTCACGCAAGGTGCCGTAGAACAGGCGCGCTTCCTGGCCGACGTAACCGACCGCCTTGCGCCAGTCGGCCGGATCGATCTGCGCCACGTCCAGGCCGTCGGTGAACATCTGGCCGCCGACCGGCATGTAGAGCCGCGCCATCATGCGCAGCAGGGTCGATTTGCCGCCGCCGATACGGCCCAGGATGGCGACCCGCTCGCCGGCCTTGATCGACAGGTTGATTTTCTTGAGCACCTGCGGATTCGGCTTCATCGGCGGCGCCGGGTAAGCGAAGCTGACATCTTTCAGCGTCAGCTGGCCGTTCAGCGGCGGCTTGGCCAGGTATTCCATTTTCGGATCGCGGTCGATCGGCATCGCCATCAGGCGGTTCAGCGACTGCAGGGCAGCCTTGGCCTGCTGGAAACGCACGGCCAGGCCGGCCACCTGGTTCAGCGGCGCCACGGCGCGGCCGGCCAGCATCACGGTGCCGATCAGCGCGCCCTGGGTCAGGGTGCCGTCGCCGATCAGGTAGACGCCGAAGACGATCAGCACCACGGTCTGGACCTGCTGCAGGGAAGTCATCACGTTCATCGCCAGGCTGGAAATCATGCGCGACTTCATGCTGGTGGCGGACTGGGCGGCGCTGAAAGTTTCCCAGCGGCGCTGCATGTAACCCTCGCCGCCGACCGATTTCAGCGTTTCCAGGCCCTCGACCGATTCGATCAGGACGCCCTGCTTGAGCGAGGATTCGCGCAGGTTCTCACGCATGGTGCGGGCCAGCGGCCATTGCACGAAAATGCTGATGCCGATGATCAGCGGGATCAGCGCCAGCGGCACGAAGCCCAGCATGCCGCCGACCGAAAAGATGACAGCGACAAACAGCAATACAAACGGCAGGTCGGAAATCGCCGACAAGGTGGCCGAAGTGGCGAAATCGCGCACCGATTCGAATTCGCGCAACTGGTTGGCGAACGAACCGGACGAAGCCGGCTTGTGCTCCATCTGCACCGACAGCGCCTGGCGGAACAGCATGGTGCCCATCACCAGGTCGGCTTTCTTGCCGGCCATGTCGAGCAAGTGGGCCCGCACATAACGCGATACCGCTTCGAAAATCATGGCGATGACGACGCCGATGGCGAGCGACCACAAGGTGGCGTAAGCCTGGTTCGGCACCACACGGTCATACACATTCATGGTAAAGAAGATGCTGGCCAGTCCCAGCACATTGATCAGCAGCGCGCCGAGGGCGGCGCTGTAGTAGTAACGGCGGTAGCGCCACAGCGTGGTGAACAGCCAGTGGCCTTCGCTGCGCGCGGTTTCTTCGCCGGCGCGGGCATCGATCTTGGCTTGCGGCTTGACCAGGATGGCGTGGCCGGCATACCACTCATTGAGCTCTTCCTGGTTGACTTCGACGATCTCGTTGCTGACTTCAGGCATCACTATCTGATAGATGGGCTTGCGCTCTTCGTTCAGGCGGCGGCCAGTCAGGATCACCGCGCCGCGGTCCTGGCGCAGCAGGATCAGCGGCATCAGGTGCGGCGACAGCTCTTGCACGCGGCGCTTCACCAAGCCGCCGCTGAGGCCGGCATTGGTCAGCGCGGTCAAGGCCAGCGCCGGCTCCAGCAGGCGGCCCTTGGGCAGGCCGGCGCACATGGCTTCGGCGCTGCGGCCGACGCCGTAGTAATCGCAGATCAGCATGGTGCATGCCAGCATGGTGTCGACCACGCTGGTCGTCACCGGAATGTCAGCTTGCTCGACAGGCGCTGCAGGAGTTGTTTCTGTTGACATGATGGGTTGTACTTTTCAAGGTAACTTTTATTTATCCGGACCGGCCTGATGCACACAAAGCTGTCCAGCCGAAAGAATCCATTTGCGAGCGCCGATCCGGCATATCCGCTGCCGAGCAAACTGCCTCAGCGCTTTCAAGCCCGGTCGCCGGAAAAACCTTACGTGATTGCGGCGTCTCGACACAGAGCGGATTTTAGAGGGGGGATGACGTTAGGTCTGTAGGGGGCGGCGGGCGCCGCTGGGGAAAATATCCGTCATGTGTGTAGGAAAAATCCGATGCCGGGGAACATGGCTGACGGGCATGGTCTGGTGCATGCCACATGCGTTGCCATCGCACATCCAATCGCCCCGTAGGGTGGGCACCCCGTGCCCACGCGGTACCGCCGGCATTCGTATCGCGGACGTCGTGTCCCGGAACTCCGCGTGGGCACAGGTGCCCACCCTACGAAAGGCATGCCGAGGACATTTGCATCCCGGCACACCCACGTGGACACCGGCGCCCATGGTAGGGTGGGCACCTGTGCCCACGCAGTGCTGACGGCCATTTAAGCCGGCTGGTTCTCGGCGCCGTATTGCTGCAACCATTCGAGGCCTTGCGCTGCTGGCTGGTAGTTGCCGGATATCTGGCCATCGAGCATATCTGGGACGTGCGCCCAGCCGCTGCCATCGCTGCCCAGTATGTCTGCCAGGGCCAGCGTAGCGCCGGCATTGCCGTGATCCGTCGCGCCATCGGCGGCGAACAAGTCCTTGCCGCCCTGCTCCAGCACATCGCCGAGCGCCAGCTTGAACGGGCTGTTGCCGGCCTCTGCCGCAGCGGGCGCCTGCAGGCCCTGGAACAACGCGCTCAGATCGAACACCTGGCTGGCGCTATCCAGTTTCAGGACGCTGCTGTCGTCGGCGCCTTCGACCTGCATCTGGCCATCGTCCGGTAGCGAGAATGCGGCATATTCCGACACTGCGCTCGGGTGCGCGAGATCATCCGCAGACGCACCGGCTGCCGACAGCATCGCCGAGAGAGCGTCGAAGTCAGCTGCAAAACCATGGCCTTGCAGCGCCTCCGGCACCAGGCCGGCATTGAAACCATCGGCTGTCGCCAGGGAGGCATTGTCGGCCTGCGGTTCCGCCTGTTCGGCCACCACTATCGTCAGATTCGACGCCACCGTCTGGTTGCCTGCGGCGTCGGCCGTCATGGCGGTGAGCTGGTGCGCGCCCTCGCCCAGCTGCGGCGACGCGCCCCAGTTGCCGTCGGCGTCGGCCTGCACGGTATCGACCAGCGCGCCGTTGTCGTACAGGGACACCCTGGCGCCCGGCTCGACCTTGCCGCCCAGGGTTGAGCCGGCGTCTGCGGGGTCGCTGGCCGACGGCTCGGCTGGCACAGGTTCCGGCATCGACTGGACCGGCGCCGCGGCAGCGCCGAGGCTGTCGCGGCCGGCAAACAGCTGCCCGGCAGTCTCGCTGACCGTAATCTCATGTGCGCTGTCGACGATGGGGGCAATCTTGTGCACGCCTTCCGGGTGCGGGATTTCATGGATGAAGTCCCATGTGTGTTGCTCGTCAGCTATCGCCGGCGTGGCGTGGTGGTGGCCGCTGTCGGCCGCCGGTTCCGTCCTGACCGCCACTTCGACTTCGTGGTGCAGCGCCGACCAGCTCTCTTCCTTGCCGTGGCTATTGGCTGCCACACTCGGTTTCTTTTCCGTATTGTCGGCAGCGCCGCCGAGCGTCAGGTGGCCGACGCCGCTGTCGCCAGCTTCATGCTGCCCAGCGTCGCCCAGCATGGCCCCGGCCGTGCTCAGCACGCCATGGTTGAACTGGCCCAGGCCGTGGCGGCCGGCTGCGTGGCCCTGCCCTTGCGCCTGCCTCTGGCCTTGCGCCTGCGCCGCACCCAGGGCATCGCCCATCATGCCGCTGTCGTAATCGCTTCTGGCGTCGACGGCCGTGTATTCATGGTGGGCGCCGGCGTCAGCCTCGCCCGCCGGCCGCGCATGCACGCTGTCCGGGCTCAGGGCGGCAAACACCGCATCTTCCAGAGAGACGTGCGGATCGTTGCCGGCGAGTGATGTGTCTGCGTTCATTGCCCTGTCCATTCCTTAGGTAAGCCGATAAGGCTGCTGCCTGGCCGGGATATCCGGGCGCACGGCAGCCGCTTGTGGCGCGATCCCTTGCTGGCGAAACACGTCCTTCGCTCACCATAGATCGATATACAGGAGATTTTAGAGAGGGGATGAGGTGCGGTCTGTAGGGAGTGGCGTCCGTCGGCCGAGGATAAATCCGACATGATTGTAGGAAAAATTCTCTTGAACGAATGGACATCCAGGTATGCCTCTAGCATCAGGGCAAGTCCGCCGGGCCACAAGTCGGATCGGCACACTGTGACGCGAAAGTACTCCTGAAATCCGTGGGCAAGATTCCTTGCCAGCGCTAGCGGTCAGCTTTATGGGAAGCAGAAGCTATGCTGGCAAACAGCGTTACACCAGATGCACTTCGAGGCGTTTTCCAAGCGCTGCCGCATATTTGCGTAATGTATTGATGCTAGGAGAGTGCTTACCCGAAGCTAATGAACTTTCCAGGCGCGCCACGGCTGGCGCCTTGGTTCCCATACGTTCGGCAATCTGTGCCTGGGTGAGTCCAGCCGCTTTGCGTGCCGCTAAAATTTCGTCAAGAATGGCAAACTCCTCGCGATTCAAGCGTTCGTATTCAGCCTGGACAACGGGATTCTGCAGCATCCGAGCCTGCATTTCTTCATGCGTCATGGTCGGGGGAATACGTTTAGCGCTCATTTTTAACTTCCCTCATGCGAATTTCTGCAATCCGTTTTTCCTTAAAAGGAATTTTTTGTGTCTTCTTGACGAAACTGTGCAGCATGACAATCTGCTTCCCGACCATCGTGCAATAAAAAACACGGGCAATGCCTTCCGCGCCCTTCAAGCGTAACTCAAGCAAGCCATTGCCAAGCACCTTGGTATGAGGCTCCCCCAAATGAGGGCCGTAAATCTTCATTCTGGCGGTCAAGCTGAGATAGCGTGCCTGCAGCGTTGCCGGCAAGGACATAATGTCTGCCTGGATCTGTTGGCTATAGTAACTAACCTGATATTCGATCATAACATATTTGTTACAATTTGACGTGTATTTCTATAACCTCATGACTACACAAATACTTATCTCGTGGCACCACTCCGACCTCGCATGACGGATTCGGAGAACGACACAGCGTGTTACGCGGTTTTGTTCTTTTTAGGATGAAGCATGTACTCCGTAGGCCGCTAAGTGGGGTCGGAGTGAAGTTTCTGCAAAAAGCGCGCAGAAAGTTCACTCCGACCCCAGTTAGCTGCGTTTGTTGAGCGCAACGAAAAACCGGGGTTGGGCGTTGCCGTTCTATGAATTTCTCGATAGTGGTCACGTTGCCCTTTCGTGTATACCTTGACTCGCCCGTTCTGTATGCCGTTGATTGAGAACGTCGATACGTCTTCCGGCCTGTTCCGCCAGCATGCCGGCGGCGGCCATCGCCAGGCGCGTCAGGCATTCGGTATCGGTGGCGTTGAGCGTCGGCGGGCAGGCGGGATCGCCTTCCTCGCGCGCCCGGTTGCT
Coding sequences within it:
- a CDS encoding EAL domain-containing protein; this translates as MNQQQSILVLDDNPAQRMAMLLQLGMLGYHNTCEAANGAAALAQIDRLEQLDVVICDIRMSQMDGIEFLRRLAAHRLRPAILICSAVEESLRRSVLFLAAQSGLPVLGDIGKPIPTPLLGKLLQRQPAAAAPAALEPPELHDALGGHVFLGDFSAYYQPQYALHTLDMTGFEIQCRWQHPLHGLLSPALFMPQLSADQRYTVNRHITEQGLRFISTLQRRDLTLNVSVPLADVQLQSAGLPDMVQDYLERYRLSPASLSLEVNAADFAEAPLVTMENLVRLRLTGCHLTLQADPANLPSLQRLHELPFDQLKLDARHTRPSRDHEDCRAAMTAAIASAASLGIQVIIDGVHNWQENQVLLHLGCQLGSGDWYAEAMDEQAFSQWIQPALRQRLG
- a CDS encoding DUF2968 domain-containing protein encodes the protein MNKIICLALLGLAPLSGAALAAGAMPAMAAANGVPAASPGSLAELKQRLNNKSVRELRTSYSGEYGTTLLMADNAPVFYVALLNQKSLWRVLRFDNLALAERSYVQLSQRSADWAGEEIRLQVLNAQSQALERSKQESEARLAALNTDMQIMQSEQARIQQGRQAAQSQARASEIERRAYQIQLDQLQRNIRQLESQLSGVHGPAN
- a CDS encoding TolC family protein, which codes for MKLRPICLAIGGCLSAVAGLEPLHAQQLTIQRPLLEWASEVQVATPVVAAPQPVAAAAPAPVLRASQPVVAAPAPQVHVAAPAPARTVAVTAQKKPAPLEPMRMAENVSALPLPVRPAAAPAVMAPTLVTLIPASAPPEKSSARAALGKNKPVPLPAPVTPPAPTVAAAPAPARQVATPVVATPSISPPVPETPPAPSFVTLIPAAPPSAASIKAAQAAQKAQAARDAQAAKQAEMAKQAEMAKQAELAKQAELAKQAELAKQAELAKQAELAKQAELAKQAELAKQAELAKQAELAKQAELAKQAELAKQAELAKQAELAKQAELAKQAELAKQAELAKQAELAKQAEMAKQAEMAKQAEMAKQAEMAKQAELAKQAELAKQAELAKQAEMAKQAEMAKQAELAKQAKHAETVKQAEMAKQAALDEQAEAATLALATKAAQMAPAPSKPAGRAPLNLTMPSRLASGNDEDLTMHTASASPAAVTGKPMPVKPLNATQTKVADAASSRFSQWLTAAGDTDNEKLVPTMNEAGLRQVMYRAVEQAAQNSPLVRQAYAEYEAALADVDETKGQRWPQLNVGTNSKAVALGGGSANNDNSSAGVNLSLTTTVFDWGQNKKTIASREQLAVATRQRYEAELENSAFTVASNLTELAKNRLTVDISQQYVERMGMLVSMLKEIVEVDRGRGSELTQAKARLLQAESNRDSVAAKVQEFELNIRKLIGDAPIPALPGRVWPLQPANLPAMLATINDHPSIKQAEAEADAADLNVDAIKASSKPALNWVVNKSTARDTLGREQPVQTMLSINWAAFRGGSGRAQQAAASQRAAASREKKGQQLLDLEYKVRNADQNARTSLQRADLYHNLTGETDGVRKAFFEQWYHLGKRTLLDVLSAESDHYNNRVSEIASRFDGYQSILQEYTGAGQLASWLRGPQPK
- a CDS encoding HlyD family type I secretion periplasmic adaptor subunit — translated: MKWMQWIRRSKPDAAQLQPGDAAFMNDLRESLLTQTTPGSKAILYLIAVVMVVGLTWAKFAKVEEITQGEAKIISKSREQVIQSLEGGILAAMDVREGGIVEKGQILLKIDPTRAQASYREALSKQIGLEGSIARLRAEAYQQPLVFPDIVKKDPAVVQQETLAYNARRHALDDSLSSLQNSYNLSAREIGLAEPLAAKGLVSEVEILRMRRQANELKSQMVERRNKYQADANSELSKLEQELSQTTENLVGRADIVERTTVLAPVRGTIKNIKVNTIGGVIQPGEHIMEIVPLEDQLLVEGKIKPADVAFLRPGLPATVKVSAYEYGVYGGLKGTVELISPDTLTDDAKAAAGRDATYYRVQVLTDSSYLEAGGKRLPIIPGMTATMEIRTGEKTILDYLLKPVFKAREAFRER
- a CDS encoding type I secretion system permease/ATPase, with translation MSTETTPAAPVEQADIPVTTSVVDTMLACTMLICDYYGVGRSAEAMCAGLPKGRLLEPALALTALTNAGLSGGLVKRRVQELSPHLMPLILLRQDRGAVILTGRRLNEERKPIYQIVMPEVSNEIVEVNQEELNEWYAGHAILVKPQAKIDARAGEETARSEGHWLFTTLWRYRRYYYSAALGALLINVLGLASIFFTMNVYDRVVPNQAYATLWSLAIGVVIAMIFEAVSRYVRAHLLDMAGKKADLVMGTMLFRQALSVQMEHKPASSGSFANQLREFESVRDFATSATLSAISDLPFVLLFVAVIFSVGGMLGFVPLALIPLIIGISIFVQWPLARTMRENLRESSLKQGVLIESVEGLETLKSVGGEGYMQRRWETFSAAQSATSMKSRMISSLAMNVMTSLQQVQTVVLIVFGVYLIGDGTLTQGALIGTVMLAGRAVAPLNQVAGLAVRFQQAKAALQSLNRLMAMPIDRDPKMEYLAKPPLNGQLTLKDVSFAYPAPPMKPNPQVLKKINLSIKAGERVAILGRIGGGKSTLLRMMARLYMPVGGQMFTDGLDVAQIDPADWRKAVGYVGQEARLFYGTLRENIMIGRPDAPAEEFLNVLRLTGLDAVASKHPMGINLPIGEMGEGLSGGQRQLVALARCLLVNPQLILLDEPTSAMDTQTEAIFMQHLARATEGHTVVIVTHRPSLLSMIERIVVVDDGKVVADGPKQKIMAALSGNSAAAKGAEEKTPLAA
- a CDS encoding Ig-like domain-containing protein, which translates into the protein MNADTSLAGNDPHVSLEDAVFAALSPDSVHARPAGEADAGAHHEYTAVDARSDYDSGMMGDALGAAQAQGQRQAQGQGHAAGRHGLGQFNHGVLSTAGAMLGDAGQHEAGDSGVGHLTLGGAADNTEKKPSVAANSHGKEESWSALHHEVEVAVRTEPAADSGHHHATPAIADEQHTWDFIHEIPHPEGVHKIAPIVDSAHEITVSETAGQLFAGRDSLGAAAAPVQSMPEPVPAEPSASDPADAGSTLGGKVEPGARVSLYDNGALVDTVQADADGNWGASPQLGEGAHQLTAMTADAAGNQTVASNLTIVVAEQAEPQADNASLATADGFNAGLVPEALQGHGFAADFDALSAMLSAAGASADDLAHPSAVSEYAAFSLPDDGQMQVEGADDSSVLKLDSASQVFDLSALFQGLQAPAAAEAGNSPFKLALGDVLEQGGKDLFAADGATDHGNAGATLALADILGSDGSGWAHVPDMLDGQISGNYQPAAQGLEWLQQYGAENQPA